A single genomic interval of Spinacia oleracea cultivar Varoflay chromosome 6, BTI_SOV_V1, whole genome shotgun sequence harbors:
- the LOC130463382 gene encoding uncharacterized protein, with protein MDTSWIDLRNGDPAYYSGCLKFMELAKETLVEGKTRCPCNKCKLNKWHFVEEVGGHILLNGFLKKYRNWVFHRKVNEGRNSFETPSGLGNAVGQDDMGELLRASFGVDNSESHNESQGMPEDEVFYDMHEEFDFHCEVDNEFPSSNSGEEDAKCKRLMEAADKVLYEGCTTFSKLSFILHLFHLKCMFHWSAESFTKLLELLIDAFPQIKEFPSSYYEGKKIVNDLGLGYEKIDACPNNCILYWGVFADKDECHVWHTSRWKTVKEKEDNKSEKGKKICKKGEPAKVMRYFPLIPRLKRLYMSSKTAKDMRWHFEHKDDKILRHPSDGEAWKSFDKRYVEFAEDPRSVRLGLASDGFNPYRLMNTNYSTWPVILIPYNLPPWLCMKPSSFILSLLIPGKHSPGMDIDVYLQPLIHELKLLWEGVPAFDAHSGNKFKMRAALHSTINDFPAYAMLSGWSTRGYKACPTCAHNTNSYWFGGRMCYPGHRKWLPIDHPYRSQGNLFDGENEYGVAPVPASGIDILKELEKVKYVYGQSKKAQPKKISKKRKRLQGGTSHDEPDDDDGGEEEANVIWKKKSLLFELEYWKHNPLRHNLDVMHIEKNVCDNVIGTLLDMDKSRDDKQARQALKDKNIKSHLWPQSDPNRVNDHLPPAEYTMSTEEKERFLRVIEKLKVPDGYGSNLQRCVNIKQRKLINLKSHENHVLMQDILPIALRASNATKVIDLLEELSDFFKNICSTTIHSDDLDTIQSKLVLTLCKLEKAFLPIFFTIMVHLLIHLVDEVKLGGPVQYRWMYPIERYLAFLKSHVSNKAQPEGSIVEGYLLWETITFCSRYLESVETIFTRPKRNEDGVLDNDTYLYHSGCRVVGKQENVRLDDKSLRQIHRYVLLHSDEMKPIIDAFICQKRQEDECGGSQSNEIVENGWIINEFPEWLRNQAYNIDVSTTEGKLRKALAGGLSNYSKKLKSVIVNGYKFDTVERERFRKTQNSGVFVEADGQEYYGRLQDIFELNYYGSFKVIMFRCEWVDIHRGLKTNPNGSVRVNFSKLMHTGRNFHDDPFVFSSQAKQCFYIEDEIQQGWSHVVKTKPRDFFDIGDDEP; from the exons aTGGATACTAGTTGGATTGATTTACGCAATGGGGATCCTGCTTATTATAGTGGTTGCTTGAAATTCATGGAACTTGCGAAGGAGACTCTTGTTGAAGGAAAAACACGATGTCCGTGTAACAAGTGCAAGTTAAATAAATGGCACTTCGTAGAAGAAGTTGGAGGACATATTTTGCTTAACGGTTTTCTTAAAAAATATCGAAATTGGGTTTTTCATCGTAAAGTCAATGAAGGGAGAAATAGCTTTGAAACCCCTAGTGGTCTAGGAAATGCAGTAGGTCAAGATGACATGGGAGAGTTGCTAAGAGCATCTTTTGGTGTTGACAATTCAGAGTCGCATAATGAATCGCAAGGCATGCCCGAAGATGAAGTTTTTTATGACATGCATGAGGAGTTTGATTTTCATTGTGAGGTAGATAATGAATTTCCATCAAGTAACTCAGGTGAAGAAGATGCTAAGTGTAAACGACTAATGGAAGCCGCTGATAAGGTTTTATATGAGGGATGCACTACTTTCTCAAAGTTATCCTTTATTTTACACTTGTTTCACCTTAAGTGTATGTTCCACTGGTCCGCAGAGTCATTTACTAAATTGCTTGAACTTCTAATAGACGCATTTCCTCAAATTAAGGAGTTTCCATCGTCTTATTATGAAGGAAAGAAGATAGTGAACGATTTGGGGTTAGGATATGAGAAAATCGATGCATGTCCAAATAATTGCATTTTATATTGGGGTGTATTTGCAGACAAAGATGAGTGTCATGTTTGGCATACATCAAGGTGGAAAACAGTGAAAGAAAAGGAGGATAATAAAAGTgagaaaggaaagaaaatatgTAAGAAGGGCGAGCCAGCTAAAGTAATGCGATATTTTCCTCTTATACCTAGGCTAAAGAGACTCTATATGTCATCTAAAACAGCTAAGGATATGAGATGGCATTTTGAACAtaaagatgataagatcttaaGGCACCCGTCGGATGGTGAGGCTTGGAAAAGTTTTGATAAAAGATATGTAGAATTCGCCGAAGATCCTCGTAGTGTTAGATTAGGTCTAGCGAGTGATGGTTTCAATCCATATCGTCTAATGAATACCAATTATAGTACATGGCCGGTGATTTTGATTCCTTATAATTTGCCACCGTGGCTTTGTATGAAGCCATCATCATTCATTTTGTCCTTGCTTATTCCCGGAAAACATAGTCCTGGGATGGATATTGATGTGTATTTGCAACCATTAATCCACGAGTTAAAGTTATTGTGGGAAGGTGTTCCTGCCTTTGATGCGCATAGTGGAAATAAATTTAAGATGCGAGCAGCCTTACATTCCACTATAAACGACTTTCCGGCATATGCTATGTTGTCCGGTTGGAGTACAAGAGGTTACAAAGCTTGCCCTACATGTGCCCATAATACTAATTCATATTGGTTTGGCGGCAGAATGTGCTACCCAGGGCATCGAAAATGGTTGCCAATTGATCATCCTTATCGTTCTCAAGGTAATTTATTTGATGGGGAAAATGAATACGGGGTTGCTCCGGTCCCTGCAAGTGGGATAGACATTTTGAAGGAACTAGAAAAGGTTAAGTATGTTTATGGACAATCAAAGAAAGCACAACCAAAGAAAATAtctaagaaaagaaagagaCTTCAAGGTGGAACTTCTCATGATGAGccggatgatgatgatggtggtgaAGAGGAAGCCAATGTTATTTGGAAAAAGAAAAGTCTACTCTTTGAGTTGGAGTATTGGAAACATAATCCTCTAAGACATAATTTAGATGTTATGCACATTGAAAAGAATGTGTGTGACAATGTGATAGGAACTCTTTTAGATATGGATAAAAGTAGAGATGATAAGCAAGCAAGACAGGCTCTCAAAGACAAAAATATAAAATCTCATCTTTGGCCTCAATCTGATCCAAATCGTGTTAATGACCATTTGCCTCCCGCTGAATACACCATGTCTACAGAAGAGAAAGAACGTTTTTTAAGGGTCATAGAAAAGCTTAAAGTTCCCGATGGATACGGGTCTAATTTGCAAAGATGCGTAAATATTAAGCAGCGTAAACTTATTAATTTGAAAAGCCATGAGAATCATGTCCTCATGCAAGATATTCTTCCTATTGCTTTAAGAGCATCGAATGCCACTAAAGTTATTGACTTGCTTGAGGAGTTGTCTGACTTTTTCAAGAATATTTGTTCGACCACTATTCATTCTGATGACTTGGATACCATTCAGTCAAAGCTTGTATTGACTCTTTGTAAGTTGGAGAAAGCTTTTTTACCAATATTCTTCACAATCATGGTTCATCTACTAATCCATCTAGTGGATGAGGTCAAACTTGGCGGACCTGTTCAATACCGATGGATGTATCCCATTGAAAG GTACTTGGCATTTTTGAAATCTCATGTAAGCAATAAAGCCCAACCTGAAGGGTCAATTGTGGAAGGGTACCTCTTATGGGAGACAATTACATTCTGCTCTAGATATTTAGAAAGTGTCGAGACCATATTCACCCGACCGAAAAGAAATGAAGATGGTGTTCTAGACAATGACACATATTTATATCATTCGGGTTGTCGTGTGGTTGGAAAGCAAGAAAACGTTCGTCTCGATGACAAAAGTTTAAGACAAATCCATCGCTATGTTTTGCTTCATTCAGATGAGATGAAACCGATTATTGA TGCTTTCATATGCCAAAAACGGCAAGAGGATGAATGTGGAGGAAGTCAATCCAACGAAATTGTAGAAAATGGGTGGATAATCAATGAGTTCCCTGAGTGGTTGCGAAATCAG gccTATAACATAGATGTTAGTACAACAGAAGGAAAGTTGAGAAAAGCCTTGGCCGGTGGTTTAAGTAATTACAGTAAAAAACTTAAAAGCGTCATTGTCAATGGCTACAAATTTGATACTGTGGAACGCGAGCGATTTCGCAAGACACAAAATTCTGGAGTTTTTGTGGAAGCAGATGGCCAAGAGTATTATGGAAGACTCCAAGACATATTCGAATTAAATTACTATGGTTCTTTTAAGGTTATAATGTTCCGTTGTGAATGGGTTGATATACATAGGGGTTTGAAAACAAACCCAAATGGTAGTGTTCGTGTAAATTTCTCGAAGTTGATGCACACTGGCCGAAATTTTCATGATGATCCATTTGTTTTCTCATCTCAAGCAAAACAATGTTTTTACATTGAGGATGAGATACAACAAGGATGGTCGCATGTTGTTAAGACTAAGCCTAGGGACTTCTTTGATATAGGCGATGATGAGCCTTAA